TTGGAAAGGTTTGCTGCAAAAAATTCCTGAGGATAGTGAGCTTTCAAATAGGCTGTAATATATGCAAGATAGGCATAGGCAGCAGAGTGAGATTTATTGAAACCGTATTCACCAAAGGCTGCCATTATATTAAATAAAGATTCTGCTTTCTCATAGGGAATCCCGTTTTTTTGAGCACCTTGAATAAACTCTTCTTTAAGACTTGCCATTAATTCTGGAATCTTTTTCCCCATCGCCTTTCTTAAAACATCTGCCTGTCCCATTGTAAAACCTGCAATTTTATTGGCAATTTTCATAACCTGTTCTTGATAAAGAATTACTCCATAAGTTTCATCAAGTATATCTTTTAACTCTGGAAGTTCATATTCAACAGGAACTAACCCCTTTTTTCTCTTAATAAAATCATCAACCATTCCACTGCCAAGAGGACCAGGTCTATATAAGGCAACAAGTGCTATAAGGTCTTCAAATCGCTGGGGCTCCATTCGTTTTAATAGTTCCTTCATACCTCTGCTTTCAAGTTGAAATACACCAGTTGTTTGCCCAGAGGAAAGAAGCCGATAAGTTTCCGAGTCATCAAGAGGAATGTTATTTAAATCTATATCTTTCCCCTGTGCCTTGACATATTTTATTGTGTCATCTATAACAGTTAGAGTTTTTAATCCTAAGAAATCAAATTTAAGAAGTCCTACATCCTCCAGAGCTTTCATATCAAATTGACTTATTACAGTTTCTTCACCAGAATTTTTGTATAAAGGCATTAAGTCTTCAAGAGGCTCTGGAGAGATAACAACTCCAGCAGCGTGTTGGGATGCATGTCTTGCAAGTCCTTCCAGCCTAAGAGCTATATCAATCAGTTCTTTAACTGTCTCATTTTTATTGTAGAGTTCTTTCAATCTTGGTTCTAAATTTAAAGCTTCTTCAAGAGAAGGACATGCAAAAGGTATCATTTTTGCAATTTTATCTACATCAGCATAAGGAATGTTTAATGCCCTTCCAACATCCCTTACCACCGCTCTTGCAGCCATTGTCCCAAAGGTTATAATATGAGCAACTCTGTCTTTCCCATAGTTTTCTGCCACATATTGAATAACCTCTTCTCTCCTATCTTTGCAAAAGTCAACATCAATATCAGGCAAGCTTATTCTTTCTGGATTCAAAAATCTTTCAAAAAGAAGTCCATATTTAATTGGATCTATATCTGTAATTTTTAGTGCGTATGCTACAAGGCTTCCTGCAGCAGAACCTCTGCCCGGTCCTACAGGGATGCTTTTTCTTCTTGCATAGTTTATAAAGTCCCATACAATAAGAAAATAGGAAGCAAAACCCATTTCAGTGATGACTTTAAGTTCTTCTTCAAGTCGCTTTATGTAGTCTTCAGCTACATTACCTTTAAATCTTTCTTTTAATCCTTCTTGAGCAAGTTTTTTTAAGTATTCCTCTGCAGTATATCCCTGAGGCACATTATATTTTGGCAGTTTATGTTCCCCGAGTCTTAACTTAAAATTACATCTTTCAGCAATTTGCAGGGTATTTTTTAAAGCTTCAGGAATTTCTACAAATGCTGAATACATTTCTTCAGGTGATTTGAAATAAAATTCATCGCTTTGAAATTTCAACCTTTTTTCATCTTTTATAGTTTTACCAGTTTGAATACAAAGCAAAATTTCATGCGCTCTTGCATCTGATTTATGAAGATAATGGCAATCATTTGTTGCAACAACGGGTATATCAAATTTTTTTGAGAGTTCTATTAATCCTCTGTTTGCTATTGTCTGTTCAGGTAGACTGTTTGATTGAATTTCAAGGAAAAAATTGTTTCCAAATATATCTTTTAAAGTTTTTGCTGTATTTTCTGCTCTTTCAATATTTTCATAAACTATATTGTAGGGGATTTCTCCCTTAAGACATCCAGAAAGAGCAAGAAGTCCCTTATTATACATACTGAGAAGTTCCATATCAATTCTTGGCTTGTAATAGAATCCTTCAAGATAAGAACGGGTAACAAGTCTTGTAAGATTTTTATATCCCTCTTCATTTTCTACTAAAAGAGTAAGGTGAAAGGATGCTTCTTCAGGCATTCCAGGGTCTTTGTTTATCTTTGTTTTATCAAAGCGGCTTTGAGGAGCGACATAGACTTCGCAGCCTATAATGGGTTTTACTCCTGCTTTATTGGCTTTTTTGAAAAATTCTACAACTCCAAAGAGATTTCCATGATCAGTTATTGCCACAGCAGGCATGTTATATTTTTTTGCCTGTTCAATTAATTCATTAATTTTAATTGCACCATCAAGCAGGCTATATTCTGTATGGATATGAAGATGAACAAACTCTGACATGCTCATATTATGAATGTTAAAATTTTACCTTATGCTAAGTCAATTTGAAGACTGCATCCATAAGAGATTCTGGTTCAGGGCTTATTTTTAAGGCTCTAACCTGTAAAATCTTTTCAATATCACTCATTTTTAAATTATCAATAAACATATCTTCCGAATCTTTCATTGTAACATCAGGGACAAGAACTAAATCTCCTGGTTCAACATAGGAAGCTAAGCCTTTAATTATATCTTCGCCATTTAAGAGTCCAGTTACTGAAACAGTTTCACCAAAAAGATTATTTTTTATAGGATAAACATCAATGGGAATGTTTTTTCCCCTTAGCTTTTCAATAAACTGGATAAGATAAGGATAAAAAGAAGTCCCTGTAAAGGTCACAAATCTTTTTTTAAATTTTGCAGAAGGTATTTTTAGTTTCATTATTTTATTAATAAATAGAGGAACCATACCAACCCCATTTTCAATCTGAGGCAGATCATCATAGATAGTTAAAGGGGGAAACGGTTTTTCAGCTTTAATGTAAAATTCGTCTGCAAGATAAACAAAACTGACTCCGTGTTTTTTCCTAAATCTTTTCTGAAACATTTCAATAATTTTAATTACTTCTTCTGCTTTGTCTTTTGTTACAGGTGTCAGCCCGTTTTTATGATATTTTGTAAGTCCTACTGGAACAATGGCGATTGAAGATACGTAAGGATAAAGTTTATGAAGCTCTATGATTGTTTTTTCAAGTATTTTTCCATCATTTATTCCCGGACACAATACTATCTGTGTATGCATTCTGATTTTAATCTTTGCAAGTTTTTTAAGCTCAAGCATAATAGGTGGAGCTTCATAATTACCTAAAAGAGCATTCCTTATCTCAGGGTCTGTAGCATGAACAGAGATATAAAGAGGACTCAGTCTGAGTTTTTTTATTCTTTCATAGTCTTTTTGTGTAAGATTTGTTAATGTGATATAGTTGCCATAAAGAAAGCTTGCTCTGTAGTCTTCGTCTTTAACATACAAAGATTTTCTCAATCCTTTGGGAAGTTGTTCAACAAAGCAAAATAAACATTTGTTTACACACCTTTTTATCCTGAAAGGTGCTACTTCAATTCCTAAGGGCAATGCATTTTTATGAATATTAAAGCTTAGTTTTCTGCCATCTCTTTCAATTATAAGTTTAATAAATTCTTCATCTCCGTAAAACATTAAATCCAGAGCGTCTTTGACAGGATGCCTGTTTATTGAAATTATCTTATCTCCTGCTTTTATTCCTGCTATATAAGCAGGACTTTGGGGTAATATGGATTCAATTTTAACTCCTTTATTTATCATTTTTTAATCTTATAAGAATGTATTGAAATAACGAAATAATAGCAAGAAAACTTACCAAAAAATATCCAAAATCAGGCATAGAAGGGATAGAAAAGTTTGTTGAAAGAAGAATATAACCAAATATAATTACCTGCGAAGCATTACTTATTTTCCCAAGCATTGTTGGATTTGCTATTTTCTTTTTTCTTAAATACATTTCCAGCCATCCCATAGCTACAATAGCATCCCTTATGAATACCACAGAGAGAAACCATCGGGGAGCAAGTTCATTGATATAAAAAGTTATCATAATGCTTAAAAGAAGAAGTTTGTCTGCCAGAGGATCAAGAAAAATTCCAAATTTTGATATTTGATTAAACTTTCTTGCAATAATTCCATCAAGGCTGTCTGTTAATCCTGCTACAATCACAATTTTCAATGCAAGAGAATAGTCTTTTGAGTTCATTGCTATGATAAAAAATGGAACAAGAAATATGCGTAGAGAAGTTAGTATGTTGGGAATTGTTATTATTTTTGCATTTGCCATCATAAATTATACTCTATGGAATATTATAAGGTTGAGTATATTTACCTTTAAGCAAGCTTTGTGCATATTTTTTTTCAAGAGCAAAATCATACTTTTGAGTTTCATTAAATGCCTCTGAAAAATATTTTATAGCAAAAAATTTTTTTCTGTTCAGATAATGAATAATTCCTCTATGAAGTTTACAATATATAAGACCTCTGGGGTCCTTACATTTTTTAAAATTTTTCTCAGAATTTTTAATATACTGCAAAGCTACCGCATATTTTTTTCTTAAAATATTTATCATTGCCATGCTCCATAAAGTGTATGATGAACTTACAATATCTCCGATCCCACTGTAGATATTTATTGCTTTTTTAAAATTTTTCTCAGCATTTTTGTAGTCTCCTATCATTCTATATGCATTGCCAATGCCACAAAAAGAGTATGCCATACCAAATCTATCTTTGATTTTGTTAAATATTTGATTTGCCATTCTGTAATATCTCATTGAATCTTCATAATTACCATAAACTCTTAAGCTTCCACCAAGACCACAGTAAACATATCCAAGACTCTGATTATTTTTGAGTTTTTTAAATAGTGTTAGAGATTTATAAAAGGATTGTAATGATTTTTTTATTCTCCCTCCAAATCTCCATATAGCTCCTTCAGCCCAAAATGTAAATGCTATGCCTTTTTTGTCTTTATTTCTTTCATAAATTTTTCTTGCTTGTCTAATAAGTTTTAAAGCATCTCTCCACTGACCCATTGCCTTTTTTGAAAGCGCGAGTCCTGTTAAAGCATCTGCCATAGCAATTTTATTGTTTAAGATGTCTGAAAGTTCTATTGATTCACTGTAATAAAGCTCAGCATTTCTAAAGTTTCCAAGAATTCTGTTTAAGTCTCCAATAACTATTAAACAATCAAGCCCCAGTTCAACATCATTATTTTTAACTGCTTTTTTATAAATTTTTTTCCACAATTTCAGGGATTCTTTAAAATAACCATTCATTCTTAATTGTTCTGCTTTTTTTATTATTTCTTTAGTTTCCATATAACTCTTTTCTCAGTTGTTTCATGAATTTTTTATAGTCTTTTTGCTTAAAAAATGCTGAACCCATAACCAAAATATCTGCTCCTGCTTGAACAATTTTTTTTGCATTTTCAAGTTTCACGCCTCCGTCTACTTCTATGACTGTTTGAAGTTTATTTGACAAAATCATTTTTTTAGCTCTATTAATTTTATCAAGTGTAGAAGGAATAAATTTTTGACCTCCGAACCCTGGATTAACAGACATAATTAAAATTAAGTCAATATCATGAATAATTTCTTCAATTGAACTGAGAGAAGTAGCAGGATTTAAAGACACACCAACTCTGATACCAGATTCTTTTATCTGCCATACTGTTCGGTGCAGATGTGGACAGGCTTCAACATGAACTGTAAGAATGTCTGCTCCTGCTTTAACAAAATCTTCAATATATTTTTCAGGCTGTATGATCATTAAATGAACATCCAATGGAAGCATCGTTGCTTTTTTTACTGCCTCCACTATTAGAGGACCGATTGTTATATTTGGAACAAAGCATCCATCCATAACATCAATGTGAATCATATCTGCACCTGCTTGTTCTGCGTGTTTAACCTCTTCTGCAAGCCTTCCAAAATCAGCAGAAAGTATTGATGGTGCTATAAGTGTCACTTCTCTTCCTCCTTTTCTCCAATGCTGACAATTAATTTTATAGCCTTCCCTCCTTGTTGCGGCTCAGGTGACTGGGCAATAACTATGTTGTCAGGATATTTGTTTGAATGGATTTTAATAACTTTTTCAATAGGAATACCTTTCTCATTTAAAATTTTTTCAGCTTCTTCATAAGAAACTCCTCTTACATCTGGAAAGACTGTGAATTTTAATCCTTTACTCATAATTACTCCAACTTCTCTACCTTTCTTAACTTTTGTTCCTGCTGGTAGAGACTGTCTTGAAACTGTTCCTGTAGGGATATCGGAATACTCTTCCCCGTCAATTCTTATATAAAGTCCTTTTTCTTTGAGTATCTGATTTGCTTGAACAATATCTTTTCCTCTTAAGTCAGGAACTTCTATTGTCCCACCCGAAACAAAAAGGGTTAAAGAAAGATATCCAGCTAAAAAGCCTGCAAATATTGCTCCTGCTATGTATAAAATTTTTTTCATTTAATTCTTAAAAGTTTACCCATGAAAAATCCATCCATTCCATCTATATGTGGATATGTCCGTAATTTTTTTATACTACTAAATTCATCGTGTTTCTGTAAAAAGCTTTCAATTACTTCTTCTCCTTCCTCAGGCTCAGTTGAACATACTGAGTATACAAGAATGCCATTTTTAACTAAAAATTGTGAAACATTTTCAAGCATGAGTTTTTGAGTTTTTGAAAGTCTTTTAATTTCTTGCTCGTTTACTCTATATCTTACATCAGGATTTCTTCTTATAACTCCTGTTGAAGAGCAAGGTGCATCAAGAATAATTCTATCAAATTTATGAGTATTGAAGCCTAAGGAATCTAAATGTTTTTTTAAACTTATCTGACAGATATCTGCCAATATTGGTTGTATTTCAACATCAGGTAAAAACTTTTTAACTCGTGCTATATTTTCCTGTAAATTTTCTAACCTTTTTTTATTATTTTCAATACAGATAATAGTTCCTTTTTTAATTAATGCTGCTGTAAGAAGCGTTTTACCACCAGGACTTGCACATGCATCAAGAATACATGCACCTTCAAAGGGTTCTAAAAGAAAACACACAAGCTGAGAAGCCTCATCTTGAACAATCCAGAAAAAAGGCGATTCCTTTAAAGTTTTTCTTATTTCATATCCCTGTCCTTCAATTATTAAACCAGAAGCAACATGTTTTGAAAAGCTGACTTTAAACCCTTTTTGTGTAAAATATTCTCCTATCATTTGCCTTTCTTCAGGTTTTACAGCAATTGTAATCGGAGGTTTTTCATTGTTTGCTTTAAGTAGTGCTTTAACTTCATTTAGTTGAAATCTTTTAAGCCATCTTGTAATAAGCCATTCTGGATGTGAGTATACAACAGAGAGATTTTTATTATCAGTCTGCATTTGTTCAGTTATACGAAATATTTCATCTGCTTGATATTTCCTTAAAAAGTTTCTCAGTATAGCATTCACAACATTGGGTTTACCATTGAAAGATTTTTCAACATTTACTGTTTCATTTGCTACTGCATATGCAGGAATATGCATAAAAACTAATTGATAAATTGCGCATCTTAGATTATTTATCGTGTACATAGAAAGTTTTTCTCTACTTTTATAAAAGTCTTCTAAAAGCCAGTCTATATAATAGAGATTTCTAAGAACACCATAAATAACTTCAAGCAGAAAAGCTCTATCAGCTTTATCAAACATTGAAAGGATGTTTTCTGTAAGGGCAAATTTTAAAGGTTTTTTTGTTCCTACTACATTGTTTAAGACTTCTACAGCTACTTTTCTTGGTGATTTATAAACCATTTAAGTGCGTCCTCAATTTTTTGTAAACTTACTGTGGTATCAATACATGGGCCGAAGGGTCTTTCATTTAAAATTCCAATAACAGGAATTGGATAAGTATCAACTATTCCACTTGAGAGGTCTCTTTCACAGGCAACTGCGATAATTGCATCAGGTCTGACTTCCTTTACTACTTTTCTCGCAATTGTCCCTCCTGTTGCAATAGCGATTGAGATATTGTAAGTCTCTGCAATTTCAATTAAATTTTTTATTTTGCAGTTTCCGCACCTGCGGCATTTAAAAACATCAAATGTGAGCCTTACATCGCATTTTGAGTTTTGAATGCAGTGAGGAAGCAAAAGAAGTATTTTTTTCACATTTGCATTATCACGCATAACAAGAAGATTATTAAGCTTTACAATATATGCTTGAAATTCTGGTTTTTTTGATTTTAAAAATGCTCCTGCAAGCATCAAAACAGGATATAGAATTTTAAGGATAAAGCCTCTAAGAAAATGAGTCCATGCCTTCATTTATTTTTCTTCCAGAGATAAATTCTTTTGCTGTCATTATTTTTTTTCCTTCTGGCTGAATAAGCAGAATTCTAAGTAACCCTTCTTGTGTTCCTACAATTAATTCATTTTTAGCTTTGATAATCAGACCTGGTGCTGCATTGCCTTCTAATACTTCTGTTTTAATTATTTTAACTCTTTCATCTTTTAAAAAACTGTATGCACATGGCCAAGGATATGTTCCTCTAACAAGATTAAAGATTTTCCTTGCAGAATTATTCCAGTTAATTTTTCCATCATCTTTTTTAAGTTGGGGTGCATAGGTTATCTCACCAGTTTGAGGTTTGGGCGTAATAATCCCCTTCCTCATTTTATCAATTGTCTCAATAATTAATTCTGCCCCAACTACAGAGAGCTTTTCAGAAAGAGTCTCTGCATTATCTTCATCATTTATAGAAATTTCTTTTTGTAAAAGAATGGGACCTGTGTCAAGTCCTTCATCAATAATCATTGTTGTTACACCTGTTATTTTTTCTCCATTTATTAATGCCCATTGAATCGGTGCTGCTCCTCTGTATTTTGGTAAAAGCGAAGCATGAAGATTTATACAACCGTGTTTCGGTATCTCAAGAATTTCTTTTGGAAGTATCTTACCATAAGCAACAACTATAGCAAACTCAGGATTTAGCGATTTTAATTTTTTTATAAAATTATCATCCTTCATTTTTTCTGGTTGACAGAGAGGTAATCCACATTGTAGTGCAACTTTTTTAATCTCAGGTGCCTGAAGATTTTTTCCTCTTCCTTTTGGTTTATCAGGTTGTGTTACAACAAGCAATATTTTTTCGCCCCTTGAAATCAAAGCTTTGAGCGAAGGAACTGCAAACTCTGGAGTGCCGAAAAAAATTATTCCAGATGACATAATATATTTTATTTCTTTGTTTTGAATTTTTTTCTGAAAAGCTCTCTTTTAAGTGGGCTTATTTTATCAATGAGAAGAATGCCGTCAAGATGGTCTATTTCATGCTGTAAGGCTCTTGCCAAAAGTCCTGTTGCTTCTATTTCTATTTCTTTGCCATTCCTATCCAATCCTTTTACAATAACTCTTTCTTTTCTTTTAAGTCTTGTTGTAAAGCCTGGCAAACTTAGGCATCCTTCTTCAGAAAGAATTTCTCCCTCTGAGTCTGTTATCTCAGGATTAATCAACACTATAAGGGATTGGTTCTGTTCTCTGGGAGATGTATCAACAACAATAAGTCTTTTTAAAACACCAACCTGCGGAGCAGCTAATCCAATGCCATTGGCATTATACATTGTTTCAATCATATTATCAATGAGTTTTTGTAAGTCACCATTTATCTCAGAGATAGTTTCCGCTTTTTTCTTTAATACTTCATCAGGATATTTTTTTATCTCAAGGATTGCCATAAAAAATTATAACTAAAATACACTGAATTTGAAAAATTTTTTTGGATTTTTTTTGATTTCTTCTATTAATTCTTTAAGTTCTTTTATGCTTTGTCTTAAATCATCCGCCACAGTTTTATCATTCATAAGAAGTTTAAGTGTGCCTTCAGATTTTTCAATTTCTTGTAAAAGATTATCAAGTTTTTGAGAACTCTTAAGTAAAGTTTCATACAAAGAAGGGTCATTTATCATTTTGCCAAGACTTCCCTGCTGTGAAGATATTTTGTTTGAAGTTTCTTCAAAGTTTTTTAAAGCATTTGAGAGTCTTTGATAAAATTCTTTATCCCTTGCAATCATTCCAATACTTCCAGTTCTTATTTCTTCTACTGTTTTCTTAAGGTCTGAAACTGCTGAGTTTAAATTATTGTAAAGTGAAGGATCAGTAAGTAATTTGGGAATGGTTCCTTCAGATTTATCCACTTTTGTTATCAATGAATCAATTCTCTGAATCAAGCCTTCAATTTTACTCATTGTAGAAGCTGCAACTCCTATAATTTCTCTTACTTCTGTTTGAGGTGAGCCATATAGACCTTTTGATGCATCAAAACTTTCCGGAGAATCACCAGGAAATATTTCAATATATTTGTCACCAAGCAGACCTATTGTCTGAACAGTTGCCTTTGCATCTGATTTTAAATAGTTTAAAACATCCTTATCTATTGAAACTTTTACTACTGTACCGTGTTCTTTACTGAGTTTTATTTCTTGGACTGCTCCAATGTCAACTCCTGCAACTCTCACAGGAGCTCCTTTACGCAGTCCTTTGACATCTGTTATGTAAATATTGAGCGAAGTTCTTTGTTTAAAAAGTCCCTGTATCCCGCCTGAAAAAACTATTACAAAAAATATAATGAGCAGTGTAACTGTTATAACAATTCCAACTTTTAAAGATGCCCATTTGAGTTGTTTTTTTCTGTCAAACATTATTTATCCTGTTTAAAACCTCTACGTACTTATTCACCATTTCTGCTAATTCTCTTTCAATTCTTTCATCTGGTTTCCCGATTGAAACAGGACCATAATGACCGAGTCTTGTAAACCCAAGACAAAGACATCCATGAATCAAAAATGCTTTTAAAATATCAAGACATACTGTTTCTCCTCCACCACCAATCATTCCAGTTGATGTAAAAGCTGCGACCAGTTTTCCTTCAATTTTTCTGTAGTATTTGACACTTTCATCAATAAATTTTTTAACCTCTGCTGCCATTGTTCCAAAATAGTTAGGTGAACCAATGATATATCCATCATACTCTGTGAGGCTATCAATTTTTACTTCATCAACTCTTTTTAAATCAACATTAATTCCTTTGTCCGCAAGCCCCTGAGCAATTATTTTTGCCATTTTCTCTGTATTTCCTGTTCTTGAATAATAAGTAACAAGAACTTTTTTCATAATTCACCTCCATAACATTTTTTTTCATTTTATCATAATATACATGAATTTGCCATTAGAAATAGATTGCTAATAGCAATCTAAAATAGCGATGCTCTATTGCCAAACCTTAGTGTGCTATAATTATGATTATGAAAATTGTTACATCTCATGAAATGGCAGAAATTGACAAATTGACAATAGATTATTATGGAATCCCTTCAACAGTTTTAATGGAAAGAGCTGCATTAAGCATAGTTAAGCATGTGCTCAAATTTAATCCAGAAAATTTGATTATCCTCGCAGGACCGGGAAACAATGGCGGTGATGGTATTGCCTGCGGAAGAATACTTAAAAACAAAGTTAAAAATATAAAAATTTTTCAGCTTTTTCCTGAAGAAAAGCTTTCAGAAGACTGTAAACTCCAGCTAAGTGTGGCTAAAAAATTCGGGATTCCAATAGTTGTAGGCTATCCAGACAATGATCAAATAGATAAAGCTGACCTTATTATTGATGCTATTTTTGGGACAGGACTTAAAAGAGAAATTGAAGGCAAAGTTGCTGAGTTTATTGAGATTCTTAATTCATTTAAAAAACTTACGGTAGCTGTTGATATTCCATCAGGAGTATCCTCTGATACAGGAGAAATTCTTGGAGCGGCTATCAAGGCAAATTTGACAGTAACATTTGGACTTCCTAAAAGAGGACATTTGCTTTATCCCGGCAAAGACTACACAGGTGAGTTATTTATTGAAGATATCGGGTTTCCAGAAGAATTAACAAATAATGAAAACTTAAAAATTTCGCTTATTGAAAGAGAGTTTGCCCTGTCACTTATGCCTCCAAGACCTAAGTATTCTCATAAAACAAGATATGGACATGTTTTTGTAATTGCAGGTTCTACAGGGAAAACAGGTGCTGCAATGATGACCGCAAAAGCTGCACTTAGAGCAGGTTCAGGACTTGTAACAATGGCTGTTCCTGCAGCGCTAAAAGTTGTTTTTCAGAGTAAAGTTCTTGAAGAGATGATACTTCCTCTTCCATGCACAATGAATACTCTTTCAAAGCAAGCTTTACCAGAAATTATGGATTTTGTAAAAGAAAAAGCAAATTCCATTGCTTTTGGTCCGGGTGTTGGAGTCAATGAAGATATTGAAATTATTTTAAGAGAACTTATTTTAAACTCTTCTTGTCCAATTGTAATTGATGCTGACGGACTTACAGTTCTTAGCAAAATTCTTAATGTTTTAAAAGATGCACATTCAGAGATTGTTCTTACACCTCATCCTGGAGAGTTAAGCAGACTTATAAACATCCCAGTGAAGGATATTGAAAAACAAAGAATTGATATTGCTCAGAAAGTAGCTCAAGAGTTGAATGTAATTATTGTTCTTAAGGGAGTTCCTACAGTAATTGCAGAACCTCAGGGTAGAGTATATTTAAATACAACAGGAAATCCTGGAATGGCAACAGGTGGTTCAGGAGATGTCCTTACAGGTATTATTGCTTCAC
The Thermodesulfovibrio yellowstonii DSM 11347 DNA segment above includes these coding regions:
- a CDS encoding DNA polymerase III subunit alpha; translated protein: MSEFVHLHIHTEYSLLDGAIKINELIEQAKKYNMPAVAITDHGNLFGVVEFFKKANKAGVKPIIGCEVYVAPQSRFDKTKINKDPGMPEEASFHLTLLVENEEGYKNLTRLVTRSYLEGFYYKPRIDMELLSMYNKGLLALSGCLKGEIPYNIVYENIERAENTAKTLKDIFGNNFFLEIQSNSLPEQTIANRGLIELSKKFDIPVVATNDCHYLHKSDARAHEILLCIQTGKTIKDEKRLKFQSDEFYFKSPEEMYSAFVEIPEALKNTLQIAERCNFKLRLGEHKLPKYNVPQGYTAEEYLKKLAQEGLKERFKGNVAEDYIKRLEEELKVITEMGFASYFLIVWDFINYARRKSIPVGPGRGSAAGSLVAYALKITDIDPIKYGLLFERFLNPERISLPDIDVDFCKDRREEVIQYVAENYGKDRVAHIITFGTMAARAVVRDVGRALNIPYADVDKIAKMIPFACPSLEEALNLEPRLKELYNKNETVKELIDIALRLEGLARHASQHAAGVVISPEPLEDLMPLYKNSGEETVISQFDMKALEDVGLLKFDFLGLKTLTVIDDTIKYVKAQGKDIDLNNIPLDDSETYRLLSSGQTTGVFQLESRGMKELLKRMEPQRFEDLIALVALYRPGPLGSGMVDDFIKRKKGLVPVEYELPELKDILDETYGVILYQEQVMKIANKIAGFTMGQADVLRKAMGKKIPELMASLKEEFIQGAQKNGIPYEKAESLFNIMAAFGEYGFNKSHSAAYAYLAYITAYLKAHYPQEFFAANLSNEMGDTNKIVKFINECKAWGIEIKGPDINESDRAFTVKEKFIRFGLEAVKGVGGSALQCILNEREKKKFTSIDDFLTRLDTRKVNKKVIESLIKAGAFDSLYPQYTPNQARAIAMHELLSFKGVKSSRGLFFTHENIEAWDNNTVLSEEKSSLGFYLTGHPMKPLRPVLNKINVSTIADIFDTDEDDFVNNNEETHEIKIAGIVEEIKSKAKEKGVTAYITIEDETGRVEVVIYPELFKKFSNILTEKNAILIKGIIFKYPDSTKFLAREIEDLRNVDLKIKYEISIDCSDTEKAYRILKEVRQCLEERHNGEGNIYICLNLPDYHVIILSPFEPCIDFETKIQKIKDCQVRIR
- a CDS encoding DUF512 domain-containing protein, with amino-acid sequence MINKGVKIESILPQSPAYIAGIKAGDKIISINRHPVKDALDLMFYGDEEFIKLIIERDGRKLSFNIHKNALPLGIEVAPFRIKRCVNKCLFCFVEQLPKGLRKSLYVKDEDYRASFLYGNYITLTNLTQKDYERIKKLRLSPLYISVHATDPEIRNALLGNYEAPPIMLELKKLAKIKIRMHTQIVLCPGINDGKILEKTIIELHKLYPYVSSIAIVPVGLTKYHKNGLTPVTKDKAEEVIKIIEMFQKRFRKKHGVSFVYLADEFYIKAEKPFPPLTIYDDLPQIENGVGMVPLFINKIMKLKIPSAKFKKRFVTFTGTSFYPYLIQFIEKLRGKNIPIDVYPIKNNLFGETVSVTGLLNGEDIIKGLASYVEPGDLVLVPDVTMKDSEDMFIDNLKMSDIEKILQVRALKISPEPESLMDAVFKLT
- a CDS encoding CDP-alcohol phosphatidyltransferase family protein, giving the protein MMANAKIITIPNILTSLRIFLVPFFIIAMNSKDYSLALKIVIVAGLTDSLDGIIARKFNQISKFGIFLDPLADKLLLLSIMITFYINELAPRWFLSVVFIRDAIVAMGWLEMYLRKKKIANPTMLGKISNASQVIIFGYILLSTNFSIPSMPDFGYFLVSFLAIISLFQYILIRLKNDK
- a CDS encoding tetratricopeptide repeat protein, with product METKEIIKKAEQLRMNGYFKESLKLWKKIYKKAVKNNDVELGLDCLIVIGDLNRILGNFRNAELYYSESIELSDILNNKIAMADALTGLALSKKAMGQWRDALKLIRQARKIYERNKDKKGIAFTFWAEGAIWRFGGRIKKSLQSFYKSLTLFKKLKNNQSLGYVYCGLGGSLRVYGNYEDSMRYYRMANQIFNKIKDRFGMAYSFCGIGNAYRMIGDYKNAEKNFKKAINIYSGIGDIVSSSYTLWSMAMINILRKKYAVALQYIKNSEKNFKKCKDPRGLIYCKLHRGIIHYLNRKKFFAIKYFSEAFNETQKYDFALEKKYAQSLLKGKYTQPYNIP
- the rpe gene encoding ribulose-phosphate 3-epimerase; the protein is MTLIAPSILSADFGRLAEEVKHAEQAGADMIHIDVMDGCFVPNITIGPLIVEAVKKATMLPLDVHLMIIQPEKYIEDFVKAGADILTVHVEACPHLHRTVWQIKESGIRVGVSLNPATSLSSIEEIIHDIDLILIMSVNPGFGGQKFIPSTLDKINRAKKMILSNKLQTVIEVDGGVKLENAKKIVQAGADILVMGSAFFKQKDYKKFMKQLRKELYGN
- a CDS encoding PASTA domain-containing protein — protein: MKKILYIAGAIFAGFLAGYLSLTLFVSGGTIEVPDLRGKDIVQANQILKEKGLYIRIDGEEYSDIPTGTVSRQSLPAGTKVKKGREVGVIMSKGLKFTVFPDVRGVSYEEAEKILNEKGIPIEKVIKIHSNKYPDNIVIAQSPEPQQGGKAIKLIVSIGEKEEEK
- a CDS encoding transcription antitermination factor NusB; translation: MVYKSPRKVAVEVLNNVVGTKKPLKFALTENILSMFDKADRAFLLEVIYGVLRNLYYIDWLLEDFYKSREKLSMYTINNLRCAIYQLVFMHIPAYAVANETVNVEKSFNGKPNVVNAILRNFLRKYQADEIFRITEQMQTDNKNLSVVYSHPEWLITRWLKRFQLNEVKALLKANNEKPPITIAVKPEERQMIGEYFTQKGFKVSFSKHVASGLIIEGQGYEIRKTLKESPFFWIVQDEASQLVCFLLEPFEGACILDACASPGGKTLLTAALIKKGTIICIENNKKRLENLQENIARVKKFLPDVEIQPILADICQISLKKHLDSLGFNTHKFDRIILDAPCSSTGVIRRNPDVRYRVNEQEIKRLSKTQKLMLENVSQFLVKNGILVYSVCSTEPEEGEEVIESFLQKHDEFSSIKKLRTYPHIDGMDGFFMGKLLRIK